In the genome of Ctenopharyngodon idella isolate HZGC_01 chromosome 16, HZGC01, whole genome shotgun sequence, the window CACCTCTGCACAAAGTTTCCCCTATCTCTATCTCTCTGTTTTTCTCATGTGTTAATGATTGCCTGATTcatcatagatagatagatagatagatagatagatcaaaaATGTTCCATTTGCTAAGCTAATTGAGGGGatcagaaatacacacacacacacacacacacacacacacacacagacaaactgTCTGACAACATCCCTGTTCCATGACTTCCTCTGCCGGGGGTTGTATATGCAGTCATTACACAAATATTGTTCAGATACACAGGTGTTCTGAGTGGGAGTCTGTTTACGCCCATGAATTAGGTGTCAGCACAGTCATACGTCTGTCATAGCATGTTGTCTTGGCAATAGGAACAGTTTATGTTTGGTTACATCATATTACGACGACATTATTTTGTGGAACAGCACAATAAGAAAGGtcataataatcaacacttagTCCCTAACAGTAAAATGTTACATTGTGCTATTTGTCCAAGAGGCAGCTGGGtaactggtttaattcagcagTTTTGCTGTTACATTTTGTCTGTTTCCAAGTTAGACCAGACAGTTGTGGCTTTGGATCAGGCTATGAGGACTCAAGGCTTCACATTATGAGAATCCTCACTGTTGAGGAACTGAAACCtcaaatacattcaaaatggaatgaaaaaaagaatcatGAAATAACCTATTAACCTTTTAACTTCtgattttaatgaaaacatgttAGTGTTATAAGTAAAGCATTAATATTCCATTCCTTCTATagatataatgttaaaataagatGTCACCTTTTGAAACAGACTGGCTAATACTTAAATAAGGTTGAACAGACTATTTATTCACTATGAATGATTAGCACTGATAAAACTGTAGATGTGGTGCAACCTGAACTCAGGGTCAAACTGAAgagtttttaaaaatcattgcCAAGGTTAAAAAAAGGATAGAGAAAGACCTTATTTCAGAACGTACTGAAAACATTAGGGCAGTTGCTTCACTCACACAACAAATCAATAAACAGGGTATTAGCACGACTGCGCAAAAGCTTTTAACAACTTCCAAACATCTTCCTGTAAAATTACACTGCAGTGGCTTTATTTTATTGCTTCTTTGTAATGGGCTTCATCACAGTTGAGAGCTAAAGGTAATTAACACATACAGATCTGCGTCCTGAAGCAACCTGCAAATTGCTTGACAGCACTTTGAAAGCAGTGTTGCTATTGGGAATCGATGTGCTGCGTTGCTTTGCAGGCTAGTTCGCACACAGAATAGTGAGACCTGTGGATATAGGAACAATCTCTGATAAGCAGGAACTGAACCATGTCTATTTacttaataattttatttgcaGCACCACAGTGGTTTtcagtttcagaactgaaaaagTCAACTCATCTGAGTGTAAAACTGGCTGAGAAATCTTCAAGTTCTCTCAGGAGGAGATCAGGTTTCCTCAGCTGGTTGACTAAAAGTTGTCTCAGTGGGACACTAAACATGAGCTCCGGAAGactaatacatttattaagtgacattgaactttttgaagaattttttttttttttttttttcagaagttTAGATATCCCTGTAAAGTGATGAGCATTATCACTTCACATCACATCACTGATGTTGTTATACAACAATATCATAATATGATCACGATGGGCTTTACAGGTTTTCCCAAGACCAAGTTGACACTTTTGCTGAAGCAAAATATGCATGTTAAGAGTGATTAAACAGTATAAAATAAGCATATATGCATTATGTCTGTCATAACAACACTACACAATATGTGTATCACTATATAGGGTACCGCATATAGGAAGTATGTACCATCAACAAAAGTAGATCGGcgcaaaaaaaacatgaactcTGCTCAAACTCACCTTATCGCTGGACAAGCAGACAGCTGCTGAAAGTGTCAGGAATATCCAAATGTTCCTCATTATTCCTCTTAAGAAGTCTTTTGGAAAGAAATCGTGGATGGCACTCGTCTGCGCTCCTTAAACCAGCTGCTCTCTTCGTTCTCTTTTACAGCTTCACCTAAAACACACACGCAAGATCCTTTTCAAGAGATGGTTGGCGTTTTGATCCACCTGATCAAACTTCTCTTTTGCCTTTCCAAACGAGAACTACTGAGAGAGTCTTGATGCGATGTTGATGTCTCGTGTCCATGTGAGGCAGCGCGGCTCTGCTCGGATAgaggatgagagagagagagagagagagagagagagagagagagagagagagagagagagagagagagagaggagcagACGGGGGAGGATTTTTGCGTCACAGTTGACGAATAGCTACTTGGACCAGACTTGTCTCAAAACCTGCTAAACTAACAAAATGAACATCATTTTGTCGCAATTTCCGGTCAAAAAGTGTCTGTGTAAAACGTCAGAAACGTCAACATTTCAATTACAACCCCATTACAGGCAGTGCTAATAGtttaataaaatgtacagtttatcatagttattgttctgtttatttgcTTGTGACAACTGTTGCTATAATCACCCATAACCGTGGCAACCAGCCACCACTGTCATCAACAAACAGAATGGCAAAGATTATGAAATGATAtgattttattcatgttttacaGTAGTAAAGCAGTCCTAACTATGGTATTTTAGCTCATTAATCACTGTAATTTAATAACTTTTCCCTTTAAGTAAAAAGTAAGAGATTGTTCgtaattttctgtaatttaattagttacttctgatgtaattgcattaaatacaattctatataaaacaaaagtGCATTCAACATCAAAATTGAATGTCTAttgttaaaatatatgtttttgatGTAAcctttggtcagttcaagaataatttatacaattttatatcatttatttgaaagaatttagtttcatgtctatccttgtaCTGTTTAACTGGTCGAGACTGATATGggatttaaaaatttattaataatgcaatactttttagaaAGAGTAATTAGTAATCTATTACACTGCTGACGATGTAATTATTAGTAGCAAGTAGCTAATTCgttacttttttagagtaacttacccagCACTggttatttctataaaaatacaatccctttaaaacacatttcaccTTTTACTGTAGATTGTATTATTTTCATTAGTAAGATAATGCTCGTAATGTTACCTTCTGGGATATACAACCTGTGTGAATCAGTTCTGAGTGGGGGTTTGTCTCCCCCTGCTGTTCTGACCTGATGTAAGCACACAAAATCCAAGTAAAAGCACACTTTACATAATGCATTACACACTCCATTTATTGAGCACTATTATGCAAATAGAGGTTCAGAGAATTTTAATaagaaatcaaaatttgaatAATGTATACACATGTGCTTTAGTGCTGCAAAAAcatcaaatgttttattctaAATCCCTAAAATGAAGCACCCACaacaaatacatgtttttaatgttttattaaagttatCTCTTCATAAACATctgggggttttttttgttttgttttttttaagggtAGAGTTAGTGGCAGATCATTTTGCTCTTTGAAAGATTGTCACACACTTTACAGTCAATAAAAGGTATCTGATCATTGTGTCATTATAATATTCGCAACAATAAATACAGAGATTATTCCAAAACATACTGCAAGACAAATGTCACATAGCAAGATAAAACTGTCTAAATTATACCACATAGGACCTGAATAGTTAAATGTGACTTTAAATTAGACCGAGGTAAGCAAGTCATGAAACTGAAAAATACAGAATGCATAAAATTCGTAGATACAGAGAAGGAAGGGGAAAAGATGTTCAAAGTGCAGCAGTCACACTATCATCTAATTCCAGGTTTAATGTCTGTTCCTTTTAAGGTGCCGATATGGTTTTTCCTCCAAACAGGGGGAAtctgtgaaaagaaaaaagatacaATCATCACTGTAAAGTTGTAGAGAAGCTGTTGTAAAGTAAACATGGAGTGTTATGAGTGTTACGCACAGGAGGTGGAGAGCTGGGTTCTAAATGTCGGCCCAGAAAAGAGAGAAGTCTTCTCCAGATTAGTCCACTGCCCAGGAACATGAACCCTGTCACTAACCAAAACACACGTGGGtcctacacacatacacacacacgcacacgcacgcacacacacacacacgcacacaaatcAATGTGGGTCAATAAACAACATGTTCTCAGTCAGACTGATAGCCTTAGCCTCAGATATAAAAGcacacaaaactgaaaagtcataatctgattggttgaattctacaggatttccAGGAAACGGTTGTTACATTGTTTAACAGTCCTCGCGGAAACTAAGCCATCGTGACGCCAAACTAAGAAGctgtcatgtttacaactgtgacaatgagcgcttataAGGGTCAACTAAACAGTGGATTTTCTAAAGTATGTTAAATATGTGAAGTTTGTGACAGACTCTTTAAAATGCGTACAAGAGTTTTACAAGTCGGTCTGTTactgtagggacatcgactttacattttcacgtgattggttgctttacatgttcGTCAGAGAGCTGctatggagtccagaccttTTGCCATTAGTCTGAAGGCCTGGCAATGTGAGACTATCAGATTGATAACACTATACACAATGCTGGCTATAACACTAAAGTAAAATGATACACAGTAACAAAACGGTAAACTGTAGAAAAACGGTACCAACCTCCTCAAAGGAAGATTCTAAATTCATTCCAAAAGCCACACCCATCAGACCAAATAAGGAGAGGGAGAAGGTTCCCATGGTGAGCTGGAGGTTCAGGCGCATCATGACATTCCGATGGCTAAAGACAATTTTAGGCAAGACACcacaggtgaatagggtaaaaaacGAATCGATATCACCATACTCCCTCAGTTGATTAATCAGAGACACAGCACATTAAAATCCCCCTgttgtcaataattttatcccttaaaactcatctttgatcaccaaaatgacatatttaaatgttttttccagtgaaaaaaaattcttcatgccttaaaatagcttgaatgtaactctacaccacTGCTCCATTTAGTATAcacagatctatgaatatgctaattagccccgcctccactcactcgcacaagctcagagatccactcggtcaacttactgaggtaaacgctgcacaatggtatcgctttttacaacgccAGACACagaacggtaattaatatgattagccttttgcttgattTTGTTATCAAACAGTTAATAATGTGTTACTAATGTTACTCAAGCCATATTCCCGTTCTTCATCTCAGAATCATACatctgccttctaaaaatcagtatccttagaaacgctttgaacaactcagaacgtcagtggagaaaggcatatagttcatcataacattgtaataaacatcatacactCGCTATATTTCCAAATCTACCCGATATTTCATACCaatagaaaaatataccgggatacctcttgagactcccctgcttcagagcggtcatagttaatgatatgctaaagcccgccggcacgttgacgtgattggttacaaggtagtttgtgaagtcacaaacaccagcgatttcaagcTGCATTTTTGAAACtatctttagatcactgcagtttttaaagagaaaatactcagcaatggttttgacttatgaatttgcacattgtttgtcgtaaagcatattaaaaacaccacatagacatataaacaacattaaaaacatgattttcaccacagggggactttaagacaAATGTTTTGTATTACAAATTTTCAAAGTGTTATGATTAAATATGCAAAGgaggcattatctaattaaGTATGCAATAATTTCCACGCTTCttcagaacagaaatctgaatattggataaagccaggttcaaaattgtttcattttgttgacatattagagtctctttttatcacttcattaattaaacaatactgtgatcagcaagaaaaaaaagtctccatgtttttaggaataaaattttACACAAATCAGGTGAATGGTATATGGACAAACTTCTCGATAAAAATCTTCAGAATATAGCTAGGAATAAAACTGGAAGGTTTGGTATATGTAAGTGGTGATTTCTGGAAGAAAATGGCCTTTAAAAGACAAATTGTAATGATCTACAGGCAAAAATagataaagtgtaataaaataaacattaaaaagtgtattttggatgttttctttccactagtctgaaagaaaacaagttctAGAAGAAAAATAGCCCAAAATTGAGCAGTGCCTGAAAAAAAACAAGGGTTTTACCTTAAAAACAGAGAGTAAATAacagattaaattaaattaaattataagtGACACCCATAACTTCTCAATTAAGTAACACTCTTTTGTggagaattttcatttccttCATGATCCAATTGCGATATTGTGATGTATTGTGACATCTCTACAGTATCTTGATGTGTATTGCATCATGAGGTACAGCCCTAGTGCAGTTAAAAGGCATCATAGAAAAGATGTTGTTGCCGCTGGTACCTATCCAGGTTAATGAAGATGACGCTTTCAGAGTCATCGATGAGGTCTTTCAGCTCTCTGGCTTTGTTGCCAAGCTCCTCTGCTTGCATGAAGTAATTCTCCAGCAGTAGCTCCATCTCTTCAGCGTGATCTATACCCAGACTGCTCTCCTCACTGGCTCCATGTGAACACGTACACACAAATACCCACATACAAACACAGGCAAGATAAAACAGATAAAAGACCCACACAACAATTATCAGATATTTACACTGACATCAAGAATATTTGTGTACATGTAAGTGTGGTGCTATAAAGTGATGTGACACCTACAACACTTGCGGGTCGCTCCACTTGGTGACACAGAGTTCATCTATCAGTTCATCCTCATCCAGGATTTTCAGCAGACTGTCTTTAAACATTCTAATGTCCGTCTCTAGCTCTGAAAGGCTGCAGGGAGataaaaaggctttttttttccctctcaaaGAAAATTATAGACCATGCTACTTCAAAGCTTCCACTCTAAAAGAAACACTGCAATGactttaaaatcattttctaCCAGACAGAGAACATTTGCCTAATAATAAT includes:
- the mrs2 gene encoding magnesium transporter MRS2 homolog, mitochondrial isoform X2: MKFERDGNVTSFERKKTELYQELSLQARDLRFQHLTSITARNNAIIIRMESLKAVVTPECLLVLDFRGLGLEKWLVLELGPQLAGDGNLATYSLPFEFRALEAILQHRVNLLQMRLNEVQPQVLDCLESLVDPKLLSADRSKLHMLLLNSKSLSELETDIRMFKDSLLKILDEDELIDELCVTKWSDPQVFEESSLGIDHAEEMELLLENYFMQAEELGNKARELKDLIDDSESVIFINLDSHRNVMMRLNLQLTMGTFSLSLFGLMGVAFGMNLESSFEEDPRVFWLVTGFMFLGSGLIWRRLLSFLGRHLEPSSPPPIPPVWRKNHIGTLKGTDIKPGIR